Proteins encoded within one genomic window of Ctenopharyngodon idella isolate HZGC_01 chromosome 6, HZGC01, whole genome shotgun sequence:
- the fbxl3b gene encoding F-box/LRR-repeat protein 3, which produces MKRGQKRGDQVEEGGGSVSGPGPGAPEVCKRLRRGDSEERCEEDGQVDWRQLPEEILLQIFQYLPLLDRAFASQVCRGWNQAFHMPELWRCFEFELNQPASSYLKATHPDLIKQIIKRHSNHLQYVSFKVDSSTESAEAACDILSQLVNCSLKTLGLISTARPSFMELPKSHFISALTVVFVNSKSLSSLKIDDTPVDDPSLKVLVANNSDTLKLLKMSSCPHVSPAGILCVADQCHGLRELALNYHLLSDELLLALSSERHVHLEHLRIDVVSENPGQQFHSIKKSSWDAMVRHSPKFNLVMYFFLYEDEFGPFFRDEVPVTHLYFGRSVSKEVLGRVGLTCPRLVELVVCANGLRPLDEELIRIADRCKQLSAIGLGECEVSCSAFVEFVKMCGGRLSQLSIMEEVLMPDNKYGLDDIHWEVSKHLGRVWFPDMMPTW; this is translated from the exons ATGAAAAGAGGCCAGAAGAGAGGCGATCAAGTGGAGGAGGGAGGCGGGTCGGTGTCGGGGCCAGGTCCCGGGGCCCCTGAGGTCTGCAAGAGGCTCCGGCGGGGCGATTCAGAGGAGCGGTGTGAAGAGGACGGGCAGGTGGACTGGCGGCAGCTGCCGGAGGAGATCCTGCTGCAGATCTTCCAGTACCTGCCGCTGCTGGACCGGGCCTTCGCCTCGCAGGTGTGCCGCGGCTGGAACCAGGCCTTCCACATGCCGGAGCTCTGGAGGTGCTTCGAGTTCGAGCTCAACCAGCCGGCCAGCTCCTACCTGAAGGCCACGCACCCCGACCTCATCAAACAGATCATCAAACGCCACTCCAACCACCTGCAGTACGTCAGCTTCAAG gtggACAGCAGCACTGAGTCTGCAGAAGCAGCGTGTGACATCCTCTCTCAGCTGGTCAACTGCTCTCTGAAGACCCTCGGACTCATTTCCACCGCAAGACCCTCCTTCATGGAGCTGCCCAAa TCTCATTTCATCTCGGCGTTGACGGTGGTGTTCGTGAACTCTAAATCTCTGTCCTCTCTGAAGATCGATGACACTCCAGTGGACGATCCGTCACTCAAAGTGCTGGTGGCCAATAACAGCGACACGCTGAAGCTGCTGAAGATGAGCAGCTGTCCACACGTGTCTCCCGCAG GTATCCTGTGCGTGGCGGATCAGTGTCACGGTCTGCGCGAGCTGGCGTTAAACTACCACCTGTTGAGCGACGAGCTGCTGCTGGCGCTGTCGTCCGAGCGGCACGTTCACCTGGAGCACCTGCGCATCGACGTGGTGAGCGAGAACCCGGGCCAGCAGTTCCACTCCATCAAGAAGAGCAGCTGGGACGCCATGGTGCGCCACTCGCCCAAGTTCAACCTGGTCATGTACTTCTTCCTGTACGAGGACGAGTTCGGACCCTTCTTCCGCGACGAGGTGCCCGTCACGCACCTGTACTTCGGCCGCTCGGTCAGTAAGGAGGTCCTGGGCCGCGTGGGGCTGACGTGCCCGCGGCTGGTGGAGCTGGTGGTGTGCGCCAACGGCCTGCGACCCCTGGACGAGGAGCTGATCCGCATCGCCGATCGCTGCAAGCAGCTGTCGGCCATCGGCCTGGGCGAGTGCGAGGTTTCCTGCAGCGCCTTCGTGGAGTTCGTGAAGATGTGCGGCGGCCGGCTCTCGCAGCTGTCCATCATGGAGGAGGTTCTGATGCCGGACAACAAGTACGGGCTGGACGACATCCACTGGGAAGTGTCCAAACACCTGGGCCGCGTCTGGTTCCCCGACATGATGCCCACCTGGTAG
- the gpr34a gene encoding probable G-protein coupled receptor 34a, translating into MSTTVWPTNHFTNHTVGTLMPNHSCPLEEESLRLPLAVLYSLIFLFGLAGNLLALWVFLFLHSRRNSVRVFLINVAVADLVLVACLPFRVLYHSRGNVWSLGPRMCKVVGNLFYMNMYVSITLLGLISLDRYLKIIGVRGSQRGCGPRWLRGSRWSLVTCGLLWSCSLVMVVPMIAMVEGNEEDGKCFHYKQRKHARGKAYFNLFMVAVFWLVFVVLLVSYGRIARRLLQASRDKPDLPNATRYARTAKKSFVVPLLFTICFVPYHAFRGVYVASQLSDVSCETQRLMDRTNEAMLLLSALNSCLDPVMYFMLSGSVRKATIQAFSQFFHLHHEPASTNSSTTEFRRASLSHASTAAVLATSRGSLGLITPLRPKPACLNTDGDPCPQTAVLSN; encoded by the coding sequence ATGAGCACCACCGTCTGGCCGACCAACCACTTCACCAATCACACCGTCGGCACGCTGATGCCCAACCACTCGTGTCCTCTGGAAGAGGAGAGCTTACGGCTTCCGCTGGCGGTGCTCTACTCGCTCATCTTCCTGTTCGGCCTGGCAGGAAACCTACTGGCTTTGTGGGTCTTCCTCTTCCTGCACTCGCGCAGAAACTCTGTGCGCGTCTTCCTCATCAACGTGGCCGTGGCGGATCTGGTTCTGGTGGCCTGTCTTCCCTTCCGGGTGCTGTACCACTCTCGAGGGAACGTGTGGTCGCTGGGGCCGCGCATGTGCAAGGTGGTGGGCAACCTGTTCTACATGAACATGTACGTCAGCATCACCCTGCTGGGCCTCATCAGTCTGGACCGCTACCTGAAGATCATCGGCGTGCGGGGCTCTCAGAGAGGCTGCGGGCCGCGCTGGCTGCGGGGGAGCCGCTGGAGTCTGGTGACCTGCGGCCTGCTGTGGAGCTGCTCTCTGGTGATGGTGGTTCCCATGATCGCCATGGTCGAGGGCAACGAGGAGGACGGGAAATGTTTCCATTACAAGCAGAGGAAACATGCCCGCGGGAAAGCCTACTTCAACCTGTTCATGGTGGCCGTGTTCTGGCTGGTGTTCGTGGTGCTGCTGGTGTCGTACGGACGGATCGCCCGGCGACTGCTGCAAGCCTCGCGGGACAAACCGGACCTGCCCAACGCCACGCGCTACGCCCGCACCGCCAAGAAGTCCTTCGTGGTGCCGCTTCTGTTCACCATCTGCTTCGTTCCGTATCACGCCTTCAGGGGCGTCTACGTGGCGTCGCAGCTCAGCGATGTCAGCTGCGAAACGCAGCGGCTCATGGACCGCACCAACGAGGCCATGCTGCTGCTTTCCGCCCTTAACAGCTGCTTGGATCCCGTCATGTACTTCATGCTCTCAGGATCAGTGCGCAAGGCCACCATTCAGGCCTTTTCGCAGTTCTTCCATTTGCACCACGAACCCGCCAGCACCAACAGCTCGACCACAGAGTTTCGAAGGGCGTCCTTGTCCCACGCCTCCACGGCGGCAGTGCTGGCCACATCACGAGGCAGTCTGGGACTCATTACGCCCCTCCGCCCCAAACCTGCATGCCTTAACACCGACGGAGATCCCTGTCCACAGACTGCTGTCCTATCAAACTAA